A region from the Hippoglossus hippoglossus isolate fHipHip1 chromosome 16, fHipHip1.pri, whole genome shotgun sequence genome encodes:
- the LOC117777199 gene encoding transmembrane protein 158, with translation MLNNSPTLLLALTAVAGLLQRCQGWSDEDLLLPPINSSNRFMANLEVDVRFSKRSVEESDASPDSAAAAASSPLQSLSQCNVSVQRLLPTSLVARWDSSFGFQCDVLLYTTNNHGRAFFSASFNRAISPVVVEHLGVTGGQQELRLCVGCGMSRYRRFGQGRTRGQQSGDQVAFCCVDFSLDELKGDKSWRLNRKPIESTLVACFMTLVIIVWSVAALIWPVPIIAGFLPNGMEQRRPR, from the coding sequence ATGCTGAACAACTCCCCGACCCTGCTGCTGGCTCTGACCGCGGTGGCCGGACTCCTCCAGCGATGCCAGGGCTGGAGCGACGAGGACCTGCTCCTGCCGCCCATCAACTCCTCCAACAGGTTCATGGCCAACCTGGAGGTGGACGTGCGCTTCTCCAAGAGGAGCGTGGAGGAGAGCGACGCCTCGCCCgactccgccgccgccgccgcctcgtCCCCGCTGCAGAGCCTGTCCCAGTGCAACGTGAGCGTCCAGCGGCTGCTGCCCACCTCGCTGGTGGCCCGCTGGGACAGCAGCTTCGGCTTCCAGTGTGACGTGCTCCTCTACACCACCAACAACCACGGCAGGGCGTTCTTCTCCGCCTCCTTCAACAGGGCCATCTCGCCCGTCGTCGTCGAGCACCTCGGGGTCACCGGGGGTCAGCAGGAGCTGCGGCTGTGCGTGGGCTGCGGGATGTCCCGGTACCGGCGGTTCGGTCAGGGCCGGACGCGGGGCCAGCAGAGCGGGGACCAGGTCGCCTTCTGCTGCGTGGATTTCAGCCTCGACGAGCTGAAGGGGGACAAAAGTTGGAGGCTGAACAGAAAACCCATCGAGTCCACACTTGTGGCTTGTTTCATGACTCTGGTGATCATCGTGTGGAGTGTTGCTGCTCTCATATGGCCGGTGCCCATCATTGCAGGATTTCTGCCCAATGGCATGGAGCAGAGGAGACCCAGATAA
- the LOC117776897 gene encoding CUB domain-containing protein 1-like isoform X2 translates to MSSPTTTVGLLLLLLTGIVSTASGVQKLTITPDKGTTFNITSTQVKGCQVCTGAGRSQRCDASLLLKDNTPVSVEFECPRPQDAFKVEISRNIECTTKSCTGHIIQADFGSLPLLDFNRKFTWNLKAAAPKAFKIDFSGTGLRQINPSESCPDRHSYTLQALQTTGSVAVGKYCRAGAISSAQILILGSFSLEVPGGQKPQNSQFDVSVGEEIKSLAKITLTLPKGTSSSVLLSPNYPDSFPDDDLMEWYFHVPDQHKTAVRFFNLTQPSCLKKETRVEYHSKGRAALVRSLNDPHEQRSGDFSMTLRNCEMERRRADSPGLSVKVQVSTSSARSSVLCKVDLSKAEGLVLYIKKLRPTSACEMKINSVTKENITVTSNSELSFQGCTPEDVEVTAMKVIECRQLRDCPKTPVRLSLPVLPGCLPAPVSSVTWHLRPPAHGTVELTSPAGPLRQSLPGQLCNDSLIIKVAEDDGTDIGHFCPQGAIQKIQIHTNMSVTVSNTGRNALKTCYKNVLDACFKDEISERYIFTVSSKKNAPVLLATPGWPEGMKSQVTVSWIVSVPPKMEAHLMFANVSQPKCSLRHTKIRVQRVGRREEDYSRREDEEAEEEITVSERFYLNMSNCMPERGRFSVITKITLRESKNFLLTTILSVVAALLVIFIIVLVVVCLVIR, encoded by the exons ATGTCCTCTCCCACGACCACAGTGGgtctgctccttctcctcctcacaggcATCGTCTCCACTGCGTCAG GGGTCCAAAAACTGACCATCACCCCTGACAAAGGCACCACCTTCAACATCACCAGTACCCAGGTCAAAGGTTGTCAGGTGTGCACAGGGGCAGGACGCTCCCAGAGATGTGATGCATCTCTGCTGTTAAAAGACAACACTCCTGTGTCAGTGGAGTTTGAGTGCCCCAGACCTCAAGATGCTTTCAAGGTCGAAATTAGCCGCAATATAG AATGTACTACAAAGTCTTGCACTGGCCACATCATCCAGGCTGACTTCGGCTCACTTCCTCTGCTGGATTTTAACCGCAAATTCACTTGGAACCTGAAGGCAGCGGCGCCAAAAGCGTTCAAAATAGACTTCAGCGGCACAGGTCTGAGACAGATTAATCCGTCCGAGAGCTGTCCGGACAGACACAGCTACACCCTCCAGGCCCTGCAGACTACAGGGAGCGTGGCCGTAGGGAAATACTGCAGAGCGGGCGCTATCAGCAGCGCTCAGATACTGATTCTGGGCAGCTTTTCTCTGGAGGTCCCGGGAGGGCAGAAGCCGCAAAACAGCCAGTTTGACGTGTCTGTCGGGGAGGAAATCAAAT CCCTCGCCAAAATTACTCTGACGTTACCAAAAGGGACCTcgtcctctgtgctgctctctcCAAACTACCCGGACAGCTTTCCTGACGACGATTTGATGGAGTGGTACTTTCACGTTCCGGACCAACACAAGACGGCCGTAAGGTTCTTTAACCTCACACAGCCCAGTTGTCTGAAGAAGGAGACGAGGGTGGAGTATCACAGCAAAGGGAGAGCAGCGCTGGTGCGGAGTCTGAACGATCCCCACGAACAGAGGTCGGGGGACTTCTCCATGACGCTGAGGAACTGTGAGATGGAAAGAAGACGAGCTGATTCTCCTGGACTCAGCGTAAAAGTCCAGGTGTCCACTTCAAGTGCAAGATCATCAG TGTTGTGCAAAGTGGACCTGAGCAAAGCGGAGGGCCTCGTTCTTTACATCAAGAAGCTGAGGCCGACGTCTGCCTGTGAGATGAAAATCAACTCTGTGACCAAAGAGAACATCACGGTCACTTCAAACAGTGAGCTGTCATTCCAGGGCTGCACCCCCGAGGACGTAGAGGTCACCGCCATGAAAGTTATTG AGTGTCGTCAACTCCGAGACTGTCCAAAGACTCCGGTGCGCCTCTCGCTGCCTGTGCTGCCGGGCTGCCTCCCAGCCCCTGTGAGTAGCGTGACCTGGCATCTCCGTCCCCCCGCGCACGGCACCGTGGAGCTGACCTCCCCCGCCGGCCCCCTCAGACAGTCCCTACCTGGGCAGCTGTGCAACGACAGCCTCATCATCAAAGTGGCCGAAGACGACGGCACAGATATCGGACACTTCTGTCCTCAGGGAGCCATACAGaagatccagatccacaccaacatgtCTGTCACCGTATCCAACACGGGGAGGAACGCACTGAAGACATGTTACAAGAACGTGCTGGACGCATGTTTTAAAGACGAGATATCGG AGAGATATATCTTCACTGTATCTTCAAAGAAAAACGCCCCCGTCCTCTTGGCCACTCCCGGTTGGCCGGAGGGAATGAAATCTCAAGTCACCGTCTCTTGGATCGTCTCCGTGCCACCGAAGATGGAGGCGCACCTGATGTTTGCCAACGTCAGCCAGCCCAAGTGCAGCCTCCGCCACACCAAGATCAGGGTGCAGAGGGTCGGCCGCCGGGAGGAGGACTACAGCCgcagggaggatgaggaggctgaggaggagatcACAGTCTCGGAGAGATTCTACCTCAACATGTCCAACTGCATGCCTGAGAGAGGAAGATTCAGCGTCATCACCAAGATCACGTTGCGGGAGAGCAAGA ACTTTCTGCTGACCACCATCCTGAGTGTGGTGGCCGCTCTGTTGGTCATTTTCATCATCGTGCTGGTAGTCGTCTGTCTGGTCATTAGGTAA
- the LOC117776897 gene encoding CUB domain-containing protein 1-like isoform X1 yields MSSPTTTVGLLLLLLTGIVSTASGVQKLTITPDKGTTFNITSTQVKGCQVCTGAGRSQRCDASLLLKDNTPVSVEFECPRPQDAFKVEISRNIECTTKSCTGHIIQADFGSLPLLDFNRKFTWNLKAAAPKAFKIDFSGTGLRQINPSESCPDRHSYTLQALQTTGSVAVGKYCRAGAISSAQILILGSFSLEVPGGQKPQNSQFDVSVGEEIKSLAKITLTLPKGTSSSVLLSPNYPDSFPDDDLMEWYFHVPDQHKTAVRFFNLTQPSCLKKETRVEYHSKGRAALVRSLNDPHEQRSGDFSMTLRNCEMERRRADSPGLSVKVQVSTSSARSSVLCKVDLSKAEGLVLYIKKLRPTSACEMKINSVTKENITVTSNSELSFQGCTPEDVEVTAMKVIECRQLRDCPKTPVRLSLPVLPGCLPAPVSSVTWHLRPPAHGTVELTSPAGPLRQSLPGQLCNDSLIIKVAEDDGTDIGHFCPQGAIQKIQIHTNMSVTVSNTGRNALKTCYKNVLDACFKDEISERYIFTVSSKKNAPVLLATPGWPEGMKSQVTVSWIVSVPPKMEAHLMFANVSQPKCSLRHTKIRVQRVGRREEDYSRREDEEAEEEITVSERFYLNMSNCMPERGRFSVITKITLRESKNFLLTTILSVVAALLVIFIIVLVVVCLVIRKKKKLLNHQVSIYNPNGTSFLPGQNNFPKSREDNESHVYASIEDTLVYTHLLRKGMEIGIYGETDTYRSFAGHTDSQKPLVSKTSSVNEPDEGVYRPFSYPAEGPPLPNRPPSHELVDNEIYQSEDPIGGERSPSLGPRLEPEGGN; encoded by the exons ATGTCCTCTCCCACGACCACAGTGGgtctgctccttctcctcctcacaggcATCGTCTCCACTGCGTCAG GGGTCCAAAAACTGACCATCACCCCTGACAAAGGCACCACCTTCAACATCACCAGTACCCAGGTCAAAGGTTGTCAGGTGTGCACAGGGGCAGGACGCTCCCAGAGATGTGATGCATCTCTGCTGTTAAAAGACAACACTCCTGTGTCAGTGGAGTTTGAGTGCCCCAGACCTCAAGATGCTTTCAAGGTCGAAATTAGCCGCAATATAG AATGTACTACAAAGTCTTGCACTGGCCACATCATCCAGGCTGACTTCGGCTCACTTCCTCTGCTGGATTTTAACCGCAAATTCACTTGGAACCTGAAGGCAGCGGCGCCAAAAGCGTTCAAAATAGACTTCAGCGGCACAGGTCTGAGACAGATTAATCCGTCCGAGAGCTGTCCGGACAGACACAGCTACACCCTCCAGGCCCTGCAGACTACAGGGAGCGTGGCCGTAGGGAAATACTGCAGAGCGGGCGCTATCAGCAGCGCTCAGATACTGATTCTGGGCAGCTTTTCTCTGGAGGTCCCGGGAGGGCAGAAGCCGCAAAACAGCCAGTTTGACGTGTCTGTCGGGGAGGAAATCAAAT CCCTCGCCAAAATTACTCTGACGTTACCAAAAGGGACCTcgtcctctgtgctgctctctcCAAACTACCCGGACAGCTTTCCTGACGACGATTTGATGGAGTGGTACTTTCACGTTCCGGACCAACACAAGACGGCCGTAAGGTTCTTTAACCTCACACAGCCCAGTTGTCTGAAGAAGGAGACGAGGGTGGAGTATCACAGCAAAGGGAGAGCAGCGCTGGTGCGGAGTCTGAACGATCCCCACGAACAGAGGTCGGGGGACTTCTCCATGACGCTGAGGAACTGTGAGATGGAAAGAAGACGAGCTGATTCTCCTGGACTCAGCGTAAAAGTCCAGGTGTCCACTTCAAGTGCAAGATCATCAG TGTTGTGCAAAGTGGACCTGAGCAAAGCGGAGGGCCTCGTTCTTTACATCAAGAAGCTGAGGCCGACGTCTGCCTGTGAGATGAAAATCAACTCTGTGACCAAAGAGAACATCACGGTCACTTCAAACAGTGAGCTGTCATTCCAGGGCTGCACCCCCGAGGACGTAGAGGTCACCGCCATGAAAGTTATTG AGTGTCGTCAACTCCGAGACTGTCCAAAGACTCCGGTGCGCCTCTCGCTGCCTGTGCTGCCGGGCTGCCTCCCAGCCCCTGTGAGTAGCGTGACCTGGCATCTCCGTCCCCCCGCGCACGGCACCGTGGAGCTGACCTCCCCCGCCGGCCCCCTCAGACAGTCCCTACCTGGGCAGCTGTGCAACGACAGCCTCATCATCAAAGTGGCCGAAGACGACGGCACAGATATCGGACACTTCTGTCCTCAGGGAGCCATACAGaagatccagatccacaccaacatgtCTGTCACCGTATCCAACACGGGGAGGAACGCACTGAAGACATGTTACAAGAACGTGCTGGACGCATGTTTTAAAGACGAGATATCGG AGAGATATATCTTCACTGTATCTTCAAAGAAAAACGCCCCCGTCCTCTTGGCCACTCCCGGTTGGCCGGAGGGAATGAAATCTCAAGTCACCGTCTCTTGGATCGTCTCCGTGCCACCGAAGATGGAGGCGCACCTGATGTTTGCCAACGTCAGCCAGCCCAAGTGCAGCCTCCGCCACACCAAGATCAGGGTGCAGAGGGTCGGCCGCCGGGAGGAGGACTACAGCCgcagggaggatgaggaggctgaggaggagatcACAGTCTCGGAGAGATTCTACCTCAACATGTCCAACTGCATGCCTGAGAGAGGAAGATTCAGCGTCATCACCAAGATCACGTTGCGGGAGAGCAAGA ACTTTCTGCTGACCACCATCCTGAGTGTGGTGGCCGCTCTGTTGGTCATTTTCATCATCGTGCTGGTAGTCGTCTGTCTGGTCATTAG gaagaagaagaagctgctgaaTCATCAGGTTTCCATCTACAATCCGAACGGCACCAGCTTCCTGCCCGGACAGAACAACTTCCCCAAATCGCGTGAAGACAACGAGTCCCATGTGTACGCCTCCATTGAGGACACGCTGGTCTACACACACCTGCTGAGAAAGGGAATGGAGATCGGCATCTACGGAGAGACCGACACGTACCGGTCCTTCGCCggacacacagactctcaaaAGCCGCTGGTCTCCAAAACCTCCAGCGTCAATGAGCCGGATGAGGGGGTTTATCGCCCGTTCTCGTACCCAGCTGAAGGTCCTCCGCTTCCCAACAGGCCTCCGAGCCATGAGCTGGTGGACAATGAGATTTACCAGAGCGAGGACCCGATTGGGGGGGAGCGCTCTCCGAGTCTGGGGCCGAGGCTGGAGCCGGAGGGAGGAAACTGA